The following proteins come from a genomic window of Flavobacterium crocinum:
- the trmD gene encoding tRNA (guanosine(37)-N1)-methyltransferase TrmD, whose amino-acid sequence MRIDIITLLPELLKSPFEASIMKRAIDKGLVEVHFHNLRDYSTNRQKSVDDYPFGGGAGMVMTIQPIDDCITHLKSQREYDEIIYMSPDGETLNQKMANKMSMYENIIILCGHYKGVDQRVRDHFITKEISIGDYVLSGGELGAIVLSDALIRLIPGVLSDETSALTDSFQDNMLSGPIYTRPADYKGWKVPEVLTSGHAAKIDKWREDMAYEHTKNRRPDLLEDK is encoded by the coding sequence ATGCGAATCGACATTATTACCCTTTTACCTGAATTATTAAAAAGCCCTTTTGAGGCCTCAATCATGAAACGTGCTATTGACAAAGGCCTTGTTGAAGTTCATTTTCACAACCTTCGTGATTACAGTACTAATCGTCAAAAAAGCGTTGATGATTACCCTTTTGGCGGTGGAGCCGGAATGGTAATGACAATTCAGCCTATTGATGACTGTATTACACATTTGAAAAGTCAAAGAGAATACGACGAAATAATTTACATGTCACCTGATGGTGAAACGCTGAATCAAAAAATGGCCAATAAAATGTCGATGTATGAAAATATTATCATTTTATGCGGACATTATAAAGGTGTTGACCAAAGAGTCAGAGATCATTTTATTACTAAGGAAATTTCGATTGGCGATTATGTTTTATCTGGAGGAGAATTAGGAGCAATTGTATTATCAGATGCATTAATCCGTTTGATTCCTGGAGTTTTAAGTGATGAAACCTCAGCTTTGACAGATAGTTTTCAGGACAATATGCTTTCAGGACCAATCTACACAAGACCTGCCGATTATAAAGGATGGAAAGTTCCTGAAGTCTTAACCAGCGGACATGCAGCAAAAATTGACAAATGGCGCGAAGACATGGCGTATGAACATACAAAAAACAGACGTCCGG